GTCGGGGATTCCGTCGAGCAGCGATTTCGGTTCCGCCGCGCCATCGAACATGTTGCCCTGCGTCGGGATGCGCAGTTCGGGGAACAGGTGCCAACGAAAGCGATCGATCTGAGGAAGCGACATCTGGCAAGCAAACGGCATCATGAACATGTCCCAGAGCCGTTTCTGAAAATCTTCGGGATCCGTGGCTTCGGTCATCTCGTCGCGGCATATCACCGAGGCGGAGGGGATGAAGTGCTCGAGTTGCGCCTGTTCGAACTGATGGCGCGTGATGTTGGTCAGAACCACGCCCCAGCCCCAGGGCATCATCAGTTTGCCTGCGCGCTGGCTGCCGTCGGGATGGCGCAGCGCCGGGTCGCGTTGCAGGAGCTTGCATAGTTCGAGGGTGTATTCGCGAGACTGACGCACTGGATTGGCGGTGACGTCGCGCCCGCGTTCGGTATGCAGCACCACACTGTCGCGATTGATCTCCGCGATCGATTCAAGCTTCCAGTCCTTGGCTTCCAGGACCAGAAACCCCCGGCTGGGATGCAGAACGACGAAGTCCGGATGCCGGTGCTTCGGACCCACCGGCACGTCGTACCAGCACAGATAGTCGTCTTCCAGCTTATCGATCAGACGCTGGGCGAAGCGGCGTTCGCCTGTTGTCATCCGTTGCGAGCATGACGCATAGCTGGGTATCAGCGCTGCCATGGTTTCCCCCTGAAACCGATGTCCTTGTCCGCCGAGCTTAGTGCAGTGTCGCTGCGGCCAGGTAAACAAATGCAGGACGCGGCTGTCCGCCAGCTTGAGACCGGATCTGCGGCGCTATACACACAGCTTGGCCGCTGCCGTGGGTGCAGCGTTGGCCGCGCGCGTTGCCAGCACCGCCTTGCGGTAGGTATTGGCGCCGAGAATGATCGGCGACCCGAGTACGTTCCAGCGGTCGGGGCTTCGTCGAACGCGAGCTGGGTGCCGGCGCTGAACGTCGCCGCGTGGGGCGCACGCAGCGCTACCAGCTCGAACTGGCGCCGCCGCCGCCGGAGCTGCCGCCGCCGGAGGAGCCGGAGGAGGACGAGCCGCTCGAACTGGACGACGAGGAAGACGACGAGGACGACGAGGACGAAGATGAGGACGAAGACGACTTGCGGCTGGCGTAGTACGCCGGGGTATAGGCGTAGCCGCCGGACGTGGTCGCGACCACGTGGCCCTTGCGCATCAGCGCCTGGCGCTCGCGCGCCTGCTCGCGCAGGAAATCGCGGAAATACTCGGGCGAGGAATAGCGGCGGCCGGCCAGCGCCAGCGCCAGTCCCAGCACCAGTAGCTCGATGGCCAGCGAGAGCACGAACGCCACTGGGAACAGCGCCGACAGCACCAGCACGAACACGCCGGGGTTGACGGTCAGGAACAGCCTGATGAACGCCGCGAGGAACCACGAGCGGCGGGTCGATTCGGCGATGTCTTCGGCCTGGCCGGCCAGTTGCGGGTGCTCGCGCAGCAACCGCGCGCGCAGGTGCCGCATCCACAGCCGGCGCAGCAGCGGCAGTAGCCAGATCAATGCCACCAGCCCGGCCCACGCGATCATGCCGCGTTCCCAGTGGCGCGGTTCGGCGGCGGGCGCGGCCGACGGCCGCGACAGTTCTTCGAGGCTGGTCGGGTCCTGCGCAACGACACGCGCCATGAAGCCGAAGGCGTCGATGATGGCGCCGGCGGTATCGCCCTGGCGCATCCTGGGCGTCAGGTAGTCGTCCAGCGCGTGCTTGCTGACCACGTCCGGCAGGCGGCCTTCCAGCCCGTAGCCGACCTCGAAGCGCGAGCGGCGGTCCTGGATCGACAGGACCAGCAGCAGGCCGTTGTCGACGTCCTTCTGGCCCAGTTGCCAGGTCTTGAACGCGCGCTCGGACAGGCTCTCGAGGTTGTCGCCGTCGAGCG
This sequence is a window from Xanthomonas sp. CFBP 8443. Protein-coding genes within it:
- a CDS encoding TPM domain-containing protein, whose product is MAARSTSAHAMRAFRLLAIATLALLLWPALAALAIEIPAYTPDVVDPSGQLSASDRQRVNASLQRLRTDQGIWGAVYIVPALDGDNLESLSERAFKTWQLGQKDVDNGLLLVLSIQDRRSRFEVGYGLEGRLPDVVSKHALDDYLTPRMRQGDTAGAIIDAFGFMARVVAQDPTSLEELSRPSAAPAAEPRHWERGMIAWAGLVALIWLLPLLRRLWMRHLRARLLREHPQLAGQAEDIAESTRRSWFLAAFIRLFLTVNPGVFVLVLSALFPVAFVLSLAIELLVLGLALALAGRRYSSPEYFRDFLREQARERQALMRKGHVVATTSGGYAYTPAYYASRKSSSSSSSSSSSSSSSSSSSSSGSSSSGSSGGGSSGGGGASSSW